The following coding sequences lie in one Methylotuvimicrobium alcaliphilum 20Z genomic window:
- a CDS encoding sensor histidine kinase: MSKASMPLKALLGVSILWTASVAGFFFWDSHMSIWYAQEMAIKEARGHFNKDVALRKWAARHGGVYVPVDERTRPNPALSHIAERDISTPSGIKLTLMNPAYLLRQVMSEYEELYGVKGRITGFKPLNPDNAPDEWETAALHQFERGETEVFEQTLINGEPYIRLMSAMVADEHCLKCHSRQGYRVGEVLGGVGVSVSLQSYLEGVARVDPEKVLLLAVIWIMGLAAIYAIGLLIRRRVEERTLNEAALIRKNREIVSANAYLTRFAEISAHHLMEPTRRLVSYSQRLQSRLKTMPDAHSDEVYQDLQVLERDAAHLRMLVKDIQLFLAAGEPVEKVGIQDVDALVSSLLQRLESRLKRAHVRLHIDKLPSATLDKSRLIDLFWTLIDNALSHGLPIDDNAVPEIHISGERVGKLSRYRISDNGPGIPLQYRERVFEIFERLTTTDTPAGAGIGLPIARRIVESRHGKIGLEDSPLGGISVVFELPDDN, encoded by the coding sequence ATGAGTAAGGCTTCGATGCCGCTGAAAGCATTACTTGGCGTCTCGATACTATGGACCGCTTCGGTGGCGGGCTTCTTTTTTTGGGATAGCCATATGTCTATTTGGTACGCGCAGGAAATGGCGATCAAGGAAGCGCGCGGTCATTTCAACAAGGATGTGGCTTTGCGTAAATGGGCCGCACGCCATGGCGGCGTCTATGTTCCAGTCGATGAACGGACTCGCCCGAACCCCGCCTTATCGCATATTGCCGAACGGGATATCAGCACGCCGTCCGGAATCAAACTGACATTAATGAATCCGGCGTATTTACTCCGGCAAGTCATGAGCGAATACGAAGAGCTTTATGGCGTTAAAGGAAGGATCACCGGCTTTAAGCCTTTGAATCCCGATAATGCTCCCGATGAATGGGAGACGGCGGCTTTGCACCAGTTCGAGCGGGGCGAAACGGAAGTTTTTGAGCAAACCCTGATTAACGGCGAGCCTTATATTCGCTTGATGAGCGCCATGGTGGCCGACGAACATTGCTTGAAATGCCACAGCAGGCAAGGTTACCGTGTCGGAGAAGTCTTGGGAGGCGTCGGCGTCTCCGTGTCGCTGCAATCTTATCTGGAGGGGGTGGCGAGGGTCGATCCGGAAAAAGTACTGTTGCTGGCCGTTATTTGGATTATGGGCTTGGCTGCTATCTATGCAATCGGATTATTAATTCGGCGGCGCGTCGAGGAGCGAACGCTTAACGAGGCTGCATTGATTAGAAAAAATCGAGAAATTGTCAGCGCGAATGCGTATCTGACTCGATTCGCCGAAATTTCGGCTCATCATTTGATGGAGCCGACCCGGCGCCTGGTGAGTTATAGCCAGCGTTTGCAAAGCCGCTTAAAAACCATGCCGGATGCGCATAGTGATGAAGTTTATCAAGACTTGCAAGTTTTGGAACGCGATGCTGCACACTTGCGAATGTTGGTTAAGGATATTCAATTATTTCTAGCGGCCGGCGAGCCGGTCGAAAAGGTTGGCATTCAGGATGTCGATGCACTGGTGTCTAGTCTACTGCAGCGCTTAGAGTCTCGCCTTAAACGCGCCCATGTGCGATTACACATCGATAAATTACCTTCGGCAACATTAGATAAATCGCGGTTGATCGATTTGTTTTGGACATTAATAGATAATGCACTAAGCCACGGTTTGCCTATCGATGATAACGCCGTTCCTGAAATTCATATCAGCGGGGAACGCGTCGGCAAACTAAGCCGTTACCGCATCAGCGACAACGGCCCCGGTATTCCTCTGCAATACCGGGAGAGAGTTTTTGAAATCTTCGAGCGATTGACTACGACCGATACGCCCGCGGGTGCCGGTATCGGTTTACCTATCGCAAGGCGTATCGTCGAGAGCAGGCACGGCAAAATAGGATTGGAAGATTCGCCGCTTGGAGGAATAAGCGTGGTTTTCGAATTGCCTGATGATAATTAA
- a CDS encoding ATP-binding protein codes for MNQSNNGTYRKLRRTVTLGVCGILLLFALSIVYVVRNERINRFHGLAAHASAATSVNEVLLSRVLVDIDRFLLKTRLLLKQGKADETLPGSLQGELAANPELVDLLIVDRDGVVSHWTGAGDKPVVHDHSSYTYHFNRSEDRLFVSPPMPSSISEGEYEVSFSRPYFDDEQHFAGTVVAVVSIDRLAEIFAGIERAPGSTLVVMNNDNQVWFRNPRVLGDSGTRLREVLKPYRDKRQRSGRVISPFDGKAYWVVEKRMADFPLRILTSAEMTSVMAAERAMIAWAMALFLVVSSVLFVLLYLIRRQMDDLERGENALQKSHDLLTKLSKQVPGVIYQFRLFPDGRSCYPFASCGIEDIYEVTPEQVREDAALTIARIHPEDRNNVMSSVWESAAAMTAWHQEYRVILPKQGLRWLRGDSRPERLEDSSVLWHGFITDITERKLYELAAQELNRDFNTFLDNTSDYVYFKDQDSRIRFCSKTLATVTGYDNWRELVGKHDSEIFPKDIARIYFEEEQPIFKDGNPLINKIDPYYDLHGQLRWVNTNKWPVFDCDGKTVVGLFGTSRDVTEQKRVEEELLRSNVDLEQFAYSVSHDMRQPLRMITGHLQLLERALRDTLDEESRTNMAFALDGASRMDAMIVSLLDYSRVGRKTEPKTWLESKEALDEAMVFLQPDIVGMRAEIDVRGEWPTVFASRDELSRLFLNLIGNALKYREADIQPRIEISSDVDSVNWRVSIRDNGIGIDPTQIDRLFQFFSRLQLRSRYEGTGMGLALCRRIVEHHGGNIRAESQGEGCGSTFSFELPISTPPQQQAEEPFYE; via the coding sequence ATGAATCAGAGCAACAATGGGACTTATCGAAAACTACGCCGCACCGTGACGCTGGGCGTATGCGGCATTTTGCTATTGTTTGCACTGTCCATCGTCTATGTTGTCAGGAATGAACGTATCAATCGATTTCATGGCTTGGCAGCCCATGCTTCCGCCGCGACCAGCGTTAACGAGGTTTTGCTATCTCGTGTCCTGGTCGATATCGATCGATTTTTGCTGAAAACACGATTATTGCTGAAGCAGGGTAAGGCCGATGAAACGTTGCCAGGTTCATTGCAGGGCGAATTGGCCGCCAATCCCGAGTTAGTGGATTTGTTAATTGTCGATCGCGATGGTGTCGTCAGTCATTGGACCGGGGCCGGCGATAAGCCGGTAGTTCATGATCACTCATCTTACACCTATCATTTTAATCGTTCTGAAGATCGCCTGTTTGTGAGTCCTCCAATGCCCTCATCGATAAGCGAAGGGGAGTATGAGGTCTCATTCAGTAGGCCCTATTTCGATGATGAACAACATTTTGCCGGAACGGTGGTTGCGGTTGTTTCGATTGATCGCTTGGCCGAAATTTTTGCCGGTATTGAACGTGCGCCGGGGTCGACTTTGGTCGTGATGAATAATGATAATCAGGTGTGGTTTCGTAACCCGCGCGTACTCGGCGATTCCGGCACTCGATTGCGTGAAGTGCTGAAACCTTATCGGGATAAAAGACAACGGTCGGGTAGGGTGATATCGCCATTTGACGGTAAGGCGTATTGGGTTGTCGAAAAGCGCATGGCCGATTTTCCTCTGCGAATATTGACGTCCGCCGAAATGACTTCGGTGATGGCCGCCGAGCGCGCCATGATTGCTTGGGCGATGGCGCTGTTTTTAGTCGTCTCGTCAGTGTTGTTCGTATTGTTGTATCTGATACGGCGACAGATGGACGATTTAGAGCGGGGCGAGAATGCTTTACAGAAAAGTCACGATCTATTAACGAAATTGTCCAAGCAGGTTCCCGGCGTTATTTATCAATTTCGATTATTTCCCGACGGTCGATCCTGTTATCCTTTCGCGAGTTGCGGTATCGAAGATATATACGAAGTCACCCCGGAACAGGTGCGCGAGGATGCCGCTTTGACCATCGCGAGAATACATCCCGAGGATCGGAATAACGTGATGTCTTCGGTCTGGGAGTCGGCTGCCGCGATGACAGCATGGCATCAAGAATATCGCGTGATATTGCCCAAGCAAGGTTTGCGTTGGCTCCGGGGAGATAGTCGGCCGGAACGGCTTGAAGATAGCAGTGTGTTATGGCATGGCTTCATTACCGATATCACCGAGCGAAAACTTTACGAGCTAGCCGCTCAAGAGTTAAACCGCGATTTCAATACCTTTCTCGACAACACCTCGGATTATGTGTATTTCAAGGATCAAGACAGTCGTATTCGCTTTTGCAGTAAAACATTGGCGACGGTTACCGGTTACGACAATTGGCGGGAATTAGTCGGTAAACACGATTCGGAAATTTTTCCGAAAGATATCGCGCGTATCTATTTTGAAGAGGAACAACCGATTTTTAAGGATGGGAATCCGTTGATCAATAAGATTGATCCTTACTATGATTTGCATGGACAGCTCCGCTGGGTCAATACCAATAAATGGCCGGTATTCGACTGCGACGGCAAGACGGTTGTCGGTTTGTTCGGCACTAGCCGCGATGTGACCGAACAGAAACGAGTCGAAGAAGAATTGCTTCGCTCCAATGTCGATCTCGAGCAATTCGCCTATAGCGTGTCGCACGATATGCGCCAGCCTTTACGCATGATCACAGGTCATCTGCAATTATTGGAACGCGCTTTGCGCGACACCTTGGATGAAGAAAGCAGAACCAATATGGCTTTCGCGCTCGACGGGGCCAGTCGCATGGATGCGATGATCGTTTCGTTACTGGATTATTCGCGCGTGGGGCGAAAAACCGAGCCGAAGACATGGCTGGAAAGTAAGGAAGCCCTGGATGAAGCGATGGTATTTTTACAGCCGGATATTGTCGGCATGCGGGCTGAAATCGATGTGCGAGGCGAGTGGCCGACTGTCTTTGCCAGCCGCGACGAATTGAGTCGCTTGTTTCTAAACTTGATCGGTAACGCGCTTAAATATCGGGAAGCGGATATTCAGCCGCGCATCGAGATTAGTTCTGATGTCGATTCGGTTAACTGGCGGGTGTCTATTCGAGATAATGGCATCGGTATCGATCCTACGCAAATCGATCGGCTATTTCAGTTTTTCAGCCGACTTCAATTAAGATCCCGCTACGAAGGAACCGGCATGGGGCTGGCGTTGTGCCGTAGGATCGTCGAACATCATGGAGGAAATATTCGCGCGGAATCGCAAGGCGAGGGTTGCGGTAGCACTTTTAGTTTCGAGCTCCCGATTAGCACACCGCCGCAACAACAAGCTGAGGAGCCGTTTTATGAGTAA
- a CDS encoding CHASE domain-containing sensor histidine kinase has protein sequence MPMHSSGPSFLRHLFPLLISSLVLLLSLGATFGVWKNAEADLERNLKIDFDFRVREIIDRIEQRMATYEQVLLGVKGLFIASDYVDRNEFRIYVDTLKIDRNYPGIQGIGFSVVVPSHDKDKHIADIRTQGFPDYSIRPEGERDIYSSILYLEPFVDRNLRAFGYDMYSEPVRRKAMADSRDLSQTRISGKVILVQETDEAVQAGFLMYLPLFRDNVTYESVEERRSNIVAWIYAPFRMDDFMAGVGGERASDLNLEIFDGVTMTEEARMHSSSSEALSSLYYLNTIRTIEIDGHEWTLAVSPGASFKQRVSLDKPRYIAAAGATLSVLLATIIWQLASGRARALALATEMTRELRESEARFRQMADSAPVLIWISGTDSRCFWFNKVWLDFTGRTLDQEKDNGWLEGVHPEDRQRCIDCYLDHFNRREPFRMEYRLRRFDGDYRWIDDHGVPRVDDHGNFSGYIGSCTDITERRQVETILRTHSEALTRSNADLEQFAYSVSHDMRQPLRTIAGHLHLLELGLAEQLDEDNKENLAFALDGAKRMDAMIVSLLDYSRIGRKTEPKIYMETRESLNEALQFLEVEIEEKRADVVVQGDWPFLSASRDELTRLLQNLIANAIKYHDSDEVPYVTVVSTEHAGIWSVRIADNGIGIDPNQIDKLFQFFSRLQSRARFDGNGMGLALCRRIVEHHGGRIWAESEGEGKGSTFVFEIPLAQNNASD, from the coding sequence ATGCCGATGCATTCTTCGGGCCCATCCTTTTTACGCCATCTTTTTCCACTGCTGATATCGAGTCTCGTTTTGCTGCTTTCGCTCGGAGCGACCTTCGGGGTTTGGAAAAACGCTGAAGCAGACCTTGAACGCAATTTGAAAATCGATTTCGATTTTAGGGTTAGGGAGATTATAGACCGTATCGAGCAGCGTATGGCAACTTACGAGCAAGTTTTATTGGGCGTAAAAGGATTGTTCATTGCTTCCGATTATGTCGACCGAAACGAATTTCGTATCTATGTGGATACGCTGAAAATCGATCGAAATTATCCCGGTATTCAAGGTATCGGTTTTTCGGTGGTTGTGCCGAGTCATGACAAAGATAAGCATATCGCCGATATTCGCACTCAAGGGTTCCCGGACTATTCGATTCGACCGGAAGGCGAGCGTGATATTTATAGTTCGATTTTATACCTTGAGCCGTTCGTTGATCGCAATCTTCGAGCCTTTGGTTACGATATGTATTCCGAGCCGGTCCGCAGAAAAGCGATGGCCGATTCGCGCGATCTGAGTCAAACACGCATTTCCGGTAAAGTCATATTGGTTCAGGAAACCGATGAAGCTGTGCAAGCCGGTTTTTTGATGTATTTGCCGTTATTCCGCGATAACGTAACCTATGAGTCTGTCGAGGAACGGCGCAGCAATATCGTTGCCTGGATCTATGCGCCGTTTCGTATGGATGATTTCATGGCGGGGGTTGGCGGAGAACGCGCATCCGACTTGAATCTGGAGATATTCGACGGCGTTACGATGACCGAGGAGGCGAGAATGCATAGTAGCTCGTCCGAGGCTTTGTCGAGTCTTTACTATCTAAATACGATACGAACGATCGAGATAGATGGCCATGAGTGGACTTTAGCGGTGAGCCCTGGGGCGAGCTTCAAACAACGGGTTAGCCTAGATAAACCGCGATACATAGCCGCTGCGGGGGCAACGCTGAGTGTGTTGTTGGCGACAATCATTTGGCAATTGGCGTCCGGGCGCGCTAGAGCGCTGGCGTTGGCAACCGAGATGACGCGTGAGCTACGCGAGAGCGAGGCACGCTTTCGGCAAATGGCCGATTCGGCGCCGGTATTGATTTGGATTTCCGGGACTGACAGCCGCTGTTTTTGGTTCAATAAGGTTTGGCTAGATTTTACGGGGCGAACCCTAGATCAAGAAAAGGATAACGGCTGGCTGGAAGGCGTCCATCCTGAAGATAGACAGCGCTGTATCGATTGTTATCTAGATCATTTCAATCGCCGCGAACCGTTTCGTATGGAATATCGCTTAAGGCGCTTCGATGGCGACTATCGATGGATCGACGATCATGGCGTGCCGCGTGTTGATGACCATGGAAATTTTTCCGGTTACATCGGTTCTTGTACCGACATCACCGAGCGTAGGCAGGTGGAAACGATACTACGAACCCATTCCGAGGCTTTGACGCGCTCGAATGCCGATCTCGAGCAATTTGCCTACAGTGTCTCCCATGATATGCGGCAACCGCTTAGGACGATTGCTGGACATTTGCATTTGCTGGAGCTCGGTTTGGCTGAGCAATTGGACGAAGACAACAAGGAGAACTTGGCCTTTGCGCTCGACGGCGCCAAACGTATGGATGCGATGATCGTTTCGTTACTCGACTATTCCCGTATCGGTCGTAAGACCGAGCCTAAAATTTATATGGAAACCCGCGAGTCCTTGAATGAAGCGTTGCAATTTTTAGAGGTGGAAATCGAAGAGAAGCGTGCCGATGTCGTCGTCCAGGGCGATTGGCCGTTTTTATCCGCGAGCCGGGATGAATTGACGCGCTTGTTGCAAAATTTGATCGCCAATGCCATTAAGTATCACGATAGCGATGAGGTGCCGTATGTGACCGTGGTTTCAACCGAGCACGCGGGGATATGGTCAGTACGCATTGCCGACAACGGCATCGGGATCGACCCCAACCAAATCGATAAATTGTTTCAATTTTTTAGCCGACTGCAGTCACGGGCGCGCTTCGACGGTAACGGCATGGGCTTAGCTTTGTGTCGGCGCATTGTCGAGCATCATGGCGGTCGCATCTGGGCCGAGTCGGAAGGGGAAGGCAAAGGCAGCACGTTTGTTTTTGAAATTCCATTGGCGCAGAATAATGCATCCGATTAG
- a CDS encoding DUF4124 domain-containing protein, translating to MTIIAFLLLLIAISPSVDADVFKCIASSGKITYQGRPCSSDAQQEKVPIEPTDPRQLAEAERRLAIWQMERDKQKAERLEAERMQRQEQHRIEAVEALKRSAEAQRQQALAELRQAEALENQYRMQAYPLYYLPYQSRLPYRDRSRSIDKAPRWPMRDSKSTWMTNSPRR from the coding sequence ATGACAATAATAGCATTCCTTTTGCTTTTGATAGCCATAAGCCCATCTGTTGATGCCGATGTTTTTAAATGTATCGCATCATCAGGGAAAATCACCTACCAAGGCAGGCCTTGCTCATCCGATGCGCAACAAGAAAAAGTACCGATAGAACCCACCGACCCTCGCCAATTGGCCGAGGCCGAAAGACGACTCGCCATTTGGCAAATGGAACGGGATAAGCAAAAAGCCGAAAGACTGGAAGCCGAAAGAATGCAGCGCCAGGAACAGCATCGCATCGAAGCGGTTGAGGCGCTGAAACGTAGCGCGGAAGCGCAGCGTCAACAAGCCTTAGCCGAATTAAGGCAAGCCGAAGCACTAGAGAATCAATATCGAATGCAGGCTTACCCATTGTATTATCTTCCCTATCAGTCAAGACTCCCTTACCGGGATCGCTCCAGGAGCATTGACAAAGCCCCCAGGTGGCCGATGCGTGATTCTAAATCAACTTGGATGACAAACTCTCCCCGCCGCTAG
- a CDS encoding DUF2782 domain-containing protein → MMRLTLTYTLLIIPAFALSAPPPILMDIPDVPDMPATVQSGQVMEPDRTVIRRSKETTEAIPELPDAPMPVESGEPMEPDITIIRRGKEQIQEYRINGELYMIKIVPDIGPAYYLIDTDGDGNMDVRESDLHRGTRINQWKLLEWN, encoded by the coding sequence ATGATGCGTTTAACTTTAACTTACACCTTGCTGATTATTCCGGCATTCGCATTATCGGCCCCGCCGCCCATTTTAATGGATATTCCCGACGTACCGGATATGCCGGCAACCGTGCAAAGCGGCCAAGTGATGGAGCCTGACCGAACGGTAATACGCAGAAGCAAGGAAACCACCGAAGCCATTCCCGAACTTCCCGATGCACCGATGCCTGTCGAAAGCGGCGAACCGATGGAGCCCGATATCACCATCATTCGGCGAGGCAAAGAACAAATACAGGAATACCGGATCAACGGCGAGTTGTATATGATCAAAATCGTTCCCGATATCGGCCCGGCTTACTATCTGATCGACACTGACGGCGACGGCAACATGGACGTCAGAGAAAGCGATTTACATCGCGGTACGCGAATCAATCAATGGAAATTGCTTGAGTGGAATTGA
- a CDS encoding HEAT repeat domain-containing protein, producing MKVKNRMILSIVITLPFLLSACQQDATESESSSSTASKKIILQQNDGAVPNASENSDAQMSSLKPARGRSSATYSSEPIDFIEEENLAEARINITSSDDDLRMEAVYNLTLDDANDLHLLENVLLTDPNPEIREEVVMYLAEGDPASVEPLLIKALNDPHSSVIIAALDWLSVMDIGDKSAVTTKFKQIAATHYDEEVKEAAEMALEMME from the coding sequence GAAAAACCGAATGATCTTAAGTATTGTCATAACGTTGCCTTTTTTATTATCCGCATGTCAGCAGGATGCAACAGAATCGGAAAGTTCATCCTCAACTGCTTCAAAAAAAATAATACTGCAACAAAATGATGGTGCGGTACCTAATGCTTCGGAAAATTCGGACGCGCAAATGAGCAGTTTGAAGCCTGCTCGCGGAAGATCGAGTGCAACATACTCATCGGAGCCGATCGATTTCATTGAAGAAGAAAACTTGGCCGAAGCTCGAATCAATATAACAAGTAGTGATGATGATCTTCGCATGGAGGCGGTATACAATTTGACTCTCGACGATGCGAATGATTTACATTTGCTGGAAAATGTTTTGTTAACCGATCCTAACCCGGAAATTAGGGAGGAGGTTGTTATGTATCTGGCTGAGGGTGATCCTGCTAGCGTTGAGCCGTTATTAATTAAAGCGCTTAATGATCCCCATTCTTCTGTCATAATTGCCGCGCTGGACTGGTTAAGCGTTATGGATATTGGTGACAAATCGGCTGTTACTACTAAATTTAAACAAATCGCCGCAACCCATTACGACGAGGAAGTAAAAGAAGCGGCGGAAATGGCGTTGGAGATGATGGAGTAA